Below is a window of bacterium DNA.
CTGACGAAATTAGGAAAAAGGAAATACAACGAGAGAAGAACAGAGAGAATGGAAAGACGACTCAAACACTGGATGCATGCTCTAGAGAAGCAAAATCAAAATAAATAGAATACTTCACGCGAGAAATATAAGAGAAACTCTCTCCTCATTCTCGCACGAATGTTTCGAATTTCTTTGCCTCAATCTTGAGAATCCTCATCTCACAAAATCTCAAATACATCCTTAAGTCACGAAGGAAATAGTGCGGTAGCGAGTGGGAATTCTCCAGAGGAGTAGAAAACACACCGATGATCTTTTTAGGTTTCTTAGCAGGCTGCTTCTGGGAACCAAGATAAGTCTCAGCCCGGAAGGTCCCTGACGTGAAAAGACGCACACGAAGTGCAAACGCTGTTTGTTCGCATATAGCTGGGAGTAGGTGACCACCACACACGGAAATCATAGGTAGCCTGCCCTCCCTTTGAGCACAAATTCCCCTTCCGTCAAACTTCTCTCAGTATCTCACTGCACACCAGTAACGGCACCTTCAAGTTGGTTTGCCAACGATGTCCTGCAGATGTGTCATCCATCGAAAAATCGACGACGGAACTTCAAAAAATAATTTTCCAATCGACTACGGCATTTCTTCTTTCCATCTGGAATAAAAAATTCCATGCTGCTCAAAAATAGAACTCAATTCAGGAGACACAATGACTGCCGTTGCACACTCGTTTGCCCGCTACCTTCCTCCCAAAATAGTGACGAATAATGACCTCGCTCAGCACATCGATACCAGCGATGAGTGGATTCAAAAACGAACAGGAATAAAAGAACGTCGATTTGTAGAACCTCCCGTTACTACAAGCGATTTAGCCGTTGAAGCTTCAAAACTTTCAATACAGGCATCAGGTGTAGAAGTCGATGCAATAGTCGCTGCAACTCTGTCTCCCGATTATGATTTCCCTGGCATTGGCGTTTTAGTACAGCACAAGCTCGGACTCTCAACTGTTCCAGCTTTTGATATTAGAAATCAATGCTCTGGATTTCTCTATGGAATTGAGCTTGCTGAAGCACTCGTTGCTCAAAAAAAATATAAGAACATCCTTGTTATCGGCGCCGAGGTGCACTCAACTGGACTCGATCTCACAACGAGAGGACGTGACATCGCTGTGCTTTTTGGTGACGGTGCCGGAAGTTGCATTGTCTCACAACACCCCCCGTCAAGCGCAAAGACCCCCAGTCTCAACATCATAGGCTCCGAGCTCCACAGCGATGGTGCGCATGCCTCAATTCTCTGGTGTGAACACGTCGGAAGCGCCCACTTTCCAACACGCATAACAGCCGAAATGGTCGAACAGGGAAAATGCTTTCCGCAGATGGAAGGTCGCAAGGTATTTGAGCATGCGGTAAAACGAATGGTTGAAGTCTCAACCTCTGTATTGAGCAATAGTGGAATTTCAAATCAAGACGTGCGCCTCGTCATTCCCCATCAAGCGAATGCACGCATTAATGGACTGGTAGCAGAGACTCTCCAGATACCGACTGACCGAGTGTTCAACACAATAACCCACTATGGAAATACGACTGCAGCAACTATTCCTATCGGCTTTAGCCATGCCCTTGAGGAGACTCAACTTGCTTCTGGTGACTATATTTTAAGTTGCGCCTTCGGAAGTGGATTCACTTGGGGGGCTACCCTGTTTCAAGTAGTTCAATTATGAAGATTTTTATTTCGTTCATCCTTGTCGTCCTATTTCTCTTGCCAGCGCCTGCTCCCTGCCAGCCAGCACCAAATCGGGAGCAGCGCACAGTAGAACAACACCTCCTCCAAGTTCTTAAATTAGAACGCAGTCTAAAGAAAGAACTTCAAGAAAAGCAGGAGGAACTCCGAAGCCCTCTTGCTACCGGCAGACAGGCGCAGATTGAAAAGGAGGTTCAAGAAATCTCTGAAAGGTTATCTAATATTCAAAAAGACTTTTCAGAGCTCGCCATTGGAGTTGATGTAGCGGAAGTATCTCGCGACAAAAAGGGCGCCCCATTCTCTTGGAGCAAAGAACTCCAGGATCTCCTCGCTCCTCTTATATCTGAACTTCGTGATGCAACCAGCCGACCTCGAGAAATTAGTAATCTCAAAGACAAACTTAGCTCATTAGAAGAACGAAAAGCGTCAACTCTGAAAGCGGTAGATAACCTTACTATTCTGAATGGCAACCTAGAGGAACAACAGCTCAAAGAACCAATAAGAAACCTCCTCGAGAAATGGAGGGCTCAGCTCACATCCATAAATGCTGAACTTGCTATAACCGAGGAGAAGCTATCCCAAAAACAAGCAGAGCGAAAATCCGTGGGGGAAACGGTTCAAGGCGTCCTTTCGCTCTTCTTTGAGAGTCGAGGAAAACACCTCTTTTTTGCATTTCTATTTGCGGGACTCCTCTGGGTCTCTCTTCGCAACATTCCGAGATATGTCATTCGGTATCTTGATGGCTCGGGCTCGAAACTCTCTCACGCCGGCAAACTGCTTCAGGTAGCGGGTCTTGTTACATCGACACTGGGAGCATCTCTCGCCTTCCTCATGACTCTCTATCTTTTTGAAGATTGGGTGCTTTTA
It encodes the following:
- a CDS encoding ketoacyl-ACP synthase III → MTAVAHSFARYLPPKIVTNNDLAQHIDTSDEWIQKRTGIKERRFVEPPVTTSDLAVEASKLSIQASGVEVDAIVAATLSPDYDFPGIGVLVQHKLGLSTVPAFDIRNQCSGFLYGIELAEALVAQKKYKNILVIGAEVHSTGLDLTTRGRDIAVLFGDGAGSCIVSQHPPSSAKTPSLNIIGSELHSDGAHASILWCEHVGSAHFPTRITAEMVEQGKCFPQMEGRKVFEHAVKRMVEVSTSVLSNSGISNQDVRLVIPHQANARINGLVAETLQIPTDRVFNTITHYGNTTAATIPIGFSHALEETQLASGDYILSCAFGSGFTWGATLFQVVQL